A genomic window from Aquitalea aquatilis includes:
- a CDS encoding ABC transporter ATP-binding protein: MTPIDNKAVLSAQNLAKQVVFNGEALAILHAASLTVGPGESVAIVGASGSGKSTLLSLLAGLDQPSSGEVALFGQSLAGLNEDGRALLRRDKVGFVFQNFQLMPQLTALENVMLPLELAGRKDARDSASQMLSHVGLGQRLRHYPRHLSGGEQQRVALARAFAIHPGILFADEPTGNLDAATGRQIIDLLFQLNSEQHTSLVLVTHDNELASRCDAIYRLVDGRLNGARA; the protein is encoded by the coding sequence ATGACTCCAATCGATAACAAGGCAGTGCTGTCGGCGCAGAATCTGGCCAAACAGGTTGTGTTTAACGGCGAAGCGCTGGCTATTTTGCATGCGGCCAGCCTGACCGTAGGCCCGGGCGAGAGTGTGGCCATCGTCGGCGCTTCCGGCTCTGGCAAATCGACCCTGCTGTCCTTGCTGGCCGGGCTGGACCAGCCCAGCAGCGGCGAAGTGGCCTTGTTCGGCCAGTCGCTGGCCGGGCTCAACGAAGACGGCAGGGCGCTGTTGCGCAGAGACAAGGTGGGGTTCGTCTTCCAGAATTTCCAGTTGATGCCGCAACTGACGGCGCTGGAAAACGTCATGCTGCCGCTGGAACTGGCCGGGCGCAAGGATGCACGTGACAGCGCCAGCCAGATGCTGAGCCATGTCGGCCTGGGGCAGCGCTTGCGGCACTATCCGCGTCACCTTTCCGGTGGCGAACAGCAGCGCGTGGCGCTGGCGCGGGCATTTGCCATCCATCCGGGCATTCTGTTTGCTGATGAGCCTACCGGCAATCTGGATGCCGCCACTGGCCGCCAGATCATCGATCTGCTATTCCAGCTCAATAGCGAACAACACACCTCGCTGGTACTGGTCACCCACGATAACGAGCTGGCCAGCCGCTGCGATGCCATTTACCGCCTGGTGGATGGCCGCCTGAACGGAGCGCGGGCATGA
- a CDS encoding arylesterase produces MVNIVSLLCAAMLALPASAATILVMGDSLSAGYGLAPGQGWVSLLQQDLKPRHRIINASISGETSDGGLTRLPEALRRNKPDIVILELGANDGLRGLPLSRLQDNLQQMVNLSRQAAARVVLVGMALPSNYGPRYTAEFRAVYDTIAKRNQLPYVPLLVAGFATDISKFQADGLHPVASAQATMMHTVKAKLPLK; encoded by the coding sequence ATGGTCAACATTGTTAGCCTTCTGTGCGCCGCCATGCTGGCGCTGCCGGCCTCCGCCGCCACCATTCTGGTGATGGGTGACAGCCTGTCGGCAGGCTACGGACTGGCACCGGGCCAGGGCTGGGTCAGCCTGCTACAACAGGATCTGAAGCCACGACACCGGATTATCAATGCCAGCATCTCCGGCGAAACCAGCGATGGCGGCCTGACGCGCCTGCCGGAAGCCCTGCGCCGCAACAAACCGGATATCGTGATTCTGGAGCTGGGTGCCAACGACGGCCTGCGCGGTCTGCCCCTGTCCAGGCTGCAGGACAATCTGCAACAGATGGTGAATCTGTCACGTCAGGCGGCGGCGCGGGTGGTGCTGGTAGGCATGGCGCTGCCCAGCAACTATGGCCCCCGCTACACCGCGGAGTTCCGCGCGGTATACGACACCATCGCCAAACGCAACCAGCTGCCCTATGTACCGCTGCTGGTGGCCGGCTTCGCCACTGACATCAGCAAGTTCCAGGCAGACGGCCTGCACCCGGTGGCCAGCGCGCAAGCTACCATGATGCACACGGTAAAGGCCAAACTGCCACTGAAATAA